The following is a genomic window from Nitrospirota bacterium.
AGAAATGACAGGGGATACTGGAAGGGCCAGCCGATGACCGATGCCGCGATCTTCTCGCGGGCGATCCTGCGGTAGCTCGAGAAGGCACTGTCGAGGACGACCGCCTTCACGCGGTCCTTGTACGGAGAATTAGCTACGGTGAAGACGGCCACGGCGCCTCCCAGGCTCTTCCCGAAGACGATGATCTTGCCCTCCCTGGCCCCCTGCAGTCTCGTCACAAGCGTTTCGAGAGCAGCTTCCGCGTCGGCGTTGATGCCCCGAACTGTCGGCGCGCCCCCGGACATGCCGTAACCACGGTAATCGAATATGAAGAGGTTATATCCCGCGTTGATGAGCCACAGGTCAAGCTTGACATGGGTGCTCATGTTCTCCACGTTCCCATGGCAGACGAGGATCGTCCCCATCTCGCTGCCACGGGCCCGAAAATACCAGCCGTACAGGGGTATGCCGTCGGCGCTCGTGAACGCAACTTCTTCCGGTGCGTACCGTACGGTTTCGGGATCAGATACGAGCTGACTGCTTGGTTTGAAGAAGAGGGAGGTGCAGCCGGAAAGGGACACGATCGCGGCAAAAAGAATCGGGACAATTTTCCTCACTGCCCGTTGGACACGGATGAAATCTGATAATACGGGTCTTCGCCCGAATCGTGTCAACGGGC
Proteins encoded in this region:
- a CDS encoding alpha/beta hydrolase — protein: MRKIVPILFAAIVSLSGCTSLFFKPSSQLVSDPETVRYAPEEVAFTSADGIPLYGWYFRARGSEMGTILVCHGNVENMSTHVKLDLWLINAGYNLFIFDYRGYGMSGGAPTVRGINADAEAALETLVTRLQGAREGKIIVFGKSLGGAVAVFTVANSPYKDRVKAVVLDSAFSSYRRIAREKIAASVIGWPFQYPLSFLVSDDCSPVDFIGRISPIPVLIMQGQRDEIVPAHHGRDLYEAALQPKELWELNIAGHVKSWTDEATRNRLLAYLSSLSKK